A stretch of Castanea sativa cultivar Marrone di Chiusa Pesio chromosome 2, ASM4071231v1 DNA encodes these proteins:
- the LOC142624499 gene encoding translationally-controlled tumor protein homolog, whose amino-acid sequence MLVYQDLLTGDELLSDSFPYKEIQNGILWEVEGKWVVQGAVDVDIGANPSAEGGEDDEGVDDQAVKVVDIVDTFRLQEQPSFDKKQFVTFMKRYIKLLTPKLEGEQQDIFKKNIEGATKFLLSKLSDLQFFVGESMHDDGGLVFAYYKEGATDPTFLYFAHGLKEIKC is encoded by the exons ATGTTGGTTTACCAGGACCTCCTCACAG GTGATGAGCTGCTCTCGGACTCGTTTCCATACAAGGAAATTCAGAATGGAATTCTGTGGGAAGTTGAGGGAAAG TGGGTTGTTCAAGGTGCTGTTGATGTAGACATTGGTGCAAACCCTTCTGCTGAAGGTGGAGAAGATGATGAGGGTGTTGATGACCAGGCTGTTAAGGTTGTTGACATTGTTGACACCTTTAGGCTTCAG GAGCAACCTTCTTTTGATAAGAAGCAATTTGTCACATTCATGAAGAGATACATCAAGTTGTTGACACCCAAGCTTGAAGGGGAGCAACAAGATATCTTCAAGAAGAACATTGAGGGAGCAACCAAGTTCCTGCTTTCGAAGCTCAGTGACCTCCAATT TTTCGTGGGGGAGAGCATGCACGATGATGGCGGTCTTGTATTTGCCTATTACAAGGAAGGTGCCACTGACCCAACATTTTTGTACTTTGCCCATGGTTTGAAGGAGATCAAGTGCTAA